Proteins co-encoded in one Dendropsophus ebraccatus isolate aDenEbr1 chromosome 9, aDenEbr1.pat, whole genome shotgun sequence genomic window:
- the LOC138800370 gene encoding parvalbumin beta-like → MSITDILSAKDIEAALASVQADNTFQYKTFFQKVGLSGKSADQVKKVFEILDRDQSGFIEEDELALFLQNFKSDARALNDAETKAFLKAGDSDGDGKIGVDEFQALVKA, encoded by the exons ATGTCTATCACTGACATTCTCTCCGCTAAGGACATTGAAGCCGCTCTGGCCAGTGTACAGG CTGACAACACTTTTCAGTACAAAACTTTCTTCCAGAAGGTTGGTCTCTCAGGCAAGTCTGCTGATCAGGTCAAGAAAGTCTTCGAAATCCTTGACAGAGACCAGAGTGGATTCATTGAGGAAGATGAGCTTGC ACTCTTCCTCCAGAACTTCAAGTCTGACGCCAGAGCTCTGAATGATGCTGAGACCAAGGCTTTCCTGAAGGCTGGTGACTCTGATGGTGATGGCAAGATTGGCGTAGATG AATTCCAGGCTTTGGTGAAGGCATAA